One genomic segment of Methanothermobacter wolfeii includes these proteins:
- a CDS encoding tyrosine--tRNA ligase → MDTESRINLITRDVLEVVTPEELREVIRKDEPVVYTGYEPSGRVHLGHAITVRKLRELQEAGFRVKILLADYHAYLNGKGSLESIREMADYNRECFLALGLSPERTEFILGSSFQTEPEYTDLVYRLALITTLVRARRSMAQITREARDHKVAEVIYPLMQVIDMAYLDVDVALGGMEQRKIHMLARENLPRLGFNAPVCIHTPLLHGMDGSEKMSSSKGNFIAVDDSPDEIREKVRKAYCPMGEAEGNPVVEILRYFISPLHPEITIRRPEKFGGDLEAGYDEIIKLYTSGELHPLDLKNAVSEYLVEILKPVREYMEGV, encoded by the coding sequence ATGGATACAGAATCACGTATAAATCTCATAACACGCGATGTTCTGGAGGTTGTGACCCCTGAGGAGCTCAGGGAGGTTATCAGAAAGGATGAACCCGTGGTCTACACAGGCTATGAACCATCAGGAAGGGTTCACCTTGGACACGCCATAACAGTAAGGAAACTCAGGGAACTCCAGGAGGCGGGCTTCAGGGTTAAGATACTCCTTGCAGATTACCATGCATACCTCAATGGAAAGGGGAGCCTGGAGTCAATAAGGGAAATGGCTGATTACAATCGTGAATGCTTCCTTGCCCTCGGGCTTTCCCCTGAAAGGACAGAGTTCATCCTGGGATCATCCTTCCAGACAGAACCAGAGTACACTGACCTTGTCTACAGGCTCGCCCTCATAACGACACTTGTAAGGGCAAGGAGGAGCATGGCCCAGATAACCCGAGAGGCCAGGGACCATAAGGTTGCCGAGGTCATCTACCCCCTGATGCAGGTGATTGACATGGCCTACCTTGATGTTGACGTTGCCCTTGGCGGTATGGAACAGCGGAAGATACACATGCTGGCAAGGGAGAACCTGCCAAGGCTCGGCTTTAACGCCCCTGTATGCATACACACACCACTGCTCCATGGCATGGATGGCTCCGAGAAGATGTCCTCAAGCAAGGGCAACTTCATTGCAGTGGATGACTCCCCTGATGAGATCAGGGAAAAGGTAAGGAAGGCCTACTGTCCAATGGGTGAGGCTGAGGGCAACCCTGTAGTGGAGATCCTCAGGTACTTCATCAGCCCCCTGCACCCAGAGATAACCATCAGGAGGCCTGAGAAGTTCGGGGGTGACCTTGAGGCTGGATACGATGAAATCATCAAACTCTACACCAGCGGTGAACTCCACCCCCTTGACCTCAAGAATGCAGTCTCAGAGTACCTAGTCGAGATCCTTAAACCTGTAAGGGAATATATGGAAGGTGTCTGA
- a CDS encoding 60S ribosomal export protein NMD3: MFCVRCGRSDSELFKGLCRDCFLEEYSILSIPERIDVNICSHCHSKLVSGRWLDEGLPEEEIIYRALEDNISWEPPVEDPEIELEITQRRGSIYRCHVEVDAEVLGRKMHQEYWTEVRLINTVCPSCSKQSSGYYEAVIQLRADSRRLSKSEVETADRIVKRTLSRLSKRDRLAYLPRRVEVKEGVDYYIGSHRSARKVTGALKEEMGGISMESPRLMGQDKSTGRGLYRTWISLRLAEFRKGDFISHRGQKGAVLGFKASGVNVRDLETGEIRTILWGEYDNIEVIARAGDVKRTTVTSRSPTMIQVLHPETFEPVDLEVDSRTSKLEIGEEVPVIEIKRRLYIIEDDLQE, translated from the coding sequence ATGTTCTGTGTAAGGTGCGGTAGATCTGATTCTGAATTATTTAAGGGCCTCTGCAGGGACTGTTTCCTGGAGGAGTACAGTATCCTCAGCATACCCGAGAGGATAGACGTCAACATATGCAGCCACTGCCACTCCAAACTCGTAAGCGGCCGATGGCTGGATGAGGGTCTCCCTGAAGAGGAAATCATATACAGGGCCCTTGAGGACAACATATCCTGGGAGCCCCCTGTGGAGGACCCTGAGATTGAACTTGAAATAACCCAGAGGAGGGGCAGCATCTACCGGTGCCATGTGGAGGTTGACGCCGAGGTCCTTGGAAGGAAGATGCACCAGGAATACTGGACCGAGGTCAGGCTCATTAACACTGTATGCCCCTCCTGCAGCAAACAGAGCTCAGGATACTATGAAGCAGTGATACAGCTCAGGGCCGACAGTAGAAGGTTAAGTAAGTCCGAGGTAGAAACTGCCGACAGGATAGTCAAGAGGACGCTTTCAAGGCTATCAAAGAGGGACCGGCTCGCCTACCTACCCAGGAGGGTTGAGGTTAAGGAGGGTGTTGACTACTATATAGGATCCCACAGGTCTGCAAGGAAGGTTACAGGGGCCCTTAAAGAGGAGATGGGTGGGATATCCATGGAATCCCCCCGGCTTATGGGTCAGGATAAATCAACAGGCAGGGGCCTCTACAGGACCTGGATTTCACTCAGACTTGCAGAATTCAGGAAGGGGGACTTCATATCCCACCGGGGCCAGAAGGGTGCTGTGCTGGGCTTCAAGGCCAGTGGCGTGAACGTAAGGGACCTTGAGACAGGGGAGATCAGGACCATCCTCTGGGGTGAATACGATAACATAGAGGTTATAGCCCGTGCAGGGGATGTTAAAAGAACCACCGTGACTTCAAGGTCCCCCACCATGATCCAGGTCCTCCACCCTGAAACATTTGAACCGGTTGACCTTGAAGTGGACAGCCGCACCTCAAAACTGGAGATTGGAGAGGAAGTTCCGGTTATAGAAATCAAAAGAAGACTCTACATCATTGAGGATGATCTGCAGGAGTGA
- a CDS encoding translation initiation factor IF-2 subunit beta: MNDYEKLLERAIDQLPPEVFETKRFEVPRAYSVIQGNRTFIQNFREVADALNRDPQHLLKFLLRELGTAGNLEGGRAILQGKFTHFLINERIDDYVKKFVICHECNRPDTRIIREGRISLLKCEACGAKAPLKNV; this comes from the coding sequence ATGAATGATTATGAGAAATTACTTGAAAGGGCCATAGACCAGTTACCCCCTGAAGTATTTGAGACAAAACGTTTCGAGGTCCCCCGGGCATACTCCGTGATACAGGGAAACAGGACCTTCATCCAGAACTTCAGGGAGGTTGCGGATGCCCTCAACAGGGACCCCCAGCACCTGCTCAAGTTCCTTCTAAGGGAACTGGGTACCGCAGGGAACCTTGAAGGCGGAAGGGCCATACTGCAGGGTAAGTTCACCCATTTTCTTATAAATGAAAGGATAGACGACTACGTGAAGAAATTCGTCATATGCCACGAGTGCAACAGACCGGACACTAGGATAATAAGGGAAGGACGAATATCCCTCCTTAAATGCGAGGCCTGCGGTGCAAAAGCCCCCCTCAAGAATGTCTGA
- the mcm gene encoding minichromosome maintenance protein MCM, which translates to MKTVDKSKTALTKFEEFFSTKYKDKVFEAIEKYPTERSIHVDYLDLEMFDPDLADLLIEKPDDVIRAAQQAIRNIDPLRKNAELNIRFMGISNIIPLRELRSKFIGKFVAVDGIVRKTDEIRPRIVKAVFECRGCMRLHEVTQSTNMLTEPSMCSECGGRSFRLLQDESEFLDTQTLKLQEPLENLSGGEQPRQITVVLEDDLVDTLTPGDIVRVTGTLRTVRDERTKRFKNFIYGNYAEFLEQEFEELQITEEDEEKIKELASDPNIYEKIIRSTAPSIHGYREVKEAIALQLFGGSGKELDDKTRLRGDIHILIVGDPGIGKSQMLKYVSKLAPRGIYTSGKGTSGVGLTAAAVRDEFGGWSLEAGALVLGDKGNVCVDELDKMREEDRSAIHEALEQQTISIAKAGIMATLNSRCSVLAAANPKFGRFDSYKSIAEQIDLPSTILSRFDLIFVVEDKPDEDKDRALARHILKTHKEDQMPFEIDPELLRKYIAYARKNVRPVLTDEAMQVLEDFYVSMRASAADEDSPVPITARQLEAIIRLSEASAKIKLKEHVEAEDARKAIKLSQACLKQVGYDPETGKIDIDKVEGRTPKSERDKFRLIIELIREFEDEYGGKAPTNILISEMMDRYNVSEEKVEEVIRILKDKGVIFEPSRGYLKIV; encoded by the coding sequence ATGAAAACCGTTGACAAGAGCAAAACAGCACTGACCAAATTCGAGGAATTCTTCTCAACAAAGTACAAGGATAAGGTCTTTGAGGCTATAGAGAAATATCCTACTGAAAGATCAATCCATGTTGATTATCTTGACCTTGAAATGTTCGATCCGGACCTTGCAGACCTTTTAATTGAAAAACCCGATGATGTGATAAGGGCAGCCCAGCAGGCCATAAGGAACATAGACCCCCTCAGAAAGAACGCTGAACTCAACATAAGATTCATGGGGATCAGCAACATAATCCCCCTGAGGGAGCTCCGCAGCAAGTTCATAGGTAAATTTGTGGCTGTGGATGGGATTGTGAGGAAAACCGATGAGATAAGGCCCAGGATAGTTAAGGCTGTCTTCGAGTGCCGTGGATGTATGAGGCTGCATGAGGTGACCCAGTCAACCAACATGTTAACGGAGCCCTCCATGTGTTCAGAGTGTGGTGGGCGGTCATTCCGGCTGCTCCAGGATGAGTCCGAGTTCCTTGACACCCAGACACTGAAACTCCAGGAGCCCCTGGAGAACCTTTCAGGTGGGGAGCAGCCCAGGCAGATAACGGTCGTCCTTGAGGATGACCTTGTGGACACCCTCACACCAGGTGATATAGTGAGGGTCACCGGGACCCTGAGAACCGTCAGGGATGAGAGGACCAAGAGGTTCAAGAACTTCATATACGGTAACTATGCAGAGTTCCTTGAACAGGAATTCGAGGAGCTCCAGATAACAGAGGAGGATGAGGAGAAGATAAAGGAACTTGCCAGTGACCCCAACATCTATGAGAAGATAATAAGATCCACGGCCCCATCAATCCACGGGTACCGTGAGGTCAAGGAGGCCATAGCCCTCCAGCTCTTCGGTGGCTCCGGTAAGGAGCTTGATGACAAGACCCGGCTTCGTGGAGACATACACATACTCATAGTAGGGGACCCTGGTATAGGTAAGTCCCAGATGCTCAAGTACGTCTCAAAGCTGGCCCCCAGAGGCATCTACACCAGCGGTAAGGGTACATCAGGGGTCGGTCTTACAGCCGCTGCCGTCAGGGATGAATTCGGGGGCTGGTCCCTTGAGGCAGGGGCCCTTGTCCTCGGGGATAAGGGTAACGTCTGTGTTGACGAACTGGACAAGATGCGTGAGGAGGACCGCTCTGCCATACACGAGGCCCTGGAGCAGCAGACCATCAGCATAGCAAAGGCAGGGATAATGGCCACCCTCAACTCAAGGTGCTCTGTCCTTGCAGCTGCAAACCCCAAGTTCGGACGCTTCGATAGTTACAAGTCAATAGCGGAGCAGATAGACCTCCCATCAACCATACTCTCACGTTTCGACCTCATATTTGTGGTTGAGGACAAGCCCGATGAGGACAAGGACCGTGCCCTTGCAAGGCACATACTCAAGACCCATAAGGAGGACCAGATGCCCTTCGAAATTGACCCTGAACTCCTGAGGAAGTACATCGCCTATGCAAGGAAGAACGTGCGGCCGGTGCTTACGGATGAAGCCATGCAGGTCCTTGAGGACTTCTATGTATCAATGAGGGCAAGCGCTGCAGATGAGGATTCCCCGGTACCCATAACCGCAAGGCAGCTGGAGGCCATAATACGTCTCTCTGAGGCCAGTGCAAAGATAAAGCTCAAGGAACACGTTGAGGCTGAAGACGCCAGGAAGGCCATCAAGTTATCCCAGGCCTGTCTGAAACAGGTGGGCTACGACCCTGAAACAGGAAAGATAGACATAGACAAGGTTGAGGGGAGAACACCGAAATCTGAGAGGGACAAGTTCCGCCTGATCATTGAACTCATAAGGGAATTTGAGGATGAATACGGTGGCAAGGCACCCACCAATATTCTTATATCTGAGATGATGGATAGATATAATGTGAGTGAGGAAAAGGTGGAGGAAGTCATAAGGATCCTCAAGGACAAGGGAGTTATATTTGAACCCAGCAGAGGATACCTTAAGATAGTTTAG
- a CDS encoding RlmE family RNA methyltransferase translates to MGKRWQAERKRDHYYRSAKMENYRSRASYKLLQLNNRYRLIKKGDVVLDLGAAPGGWSQVALDKVGEDGLVVAVDLQRIKGFPAENFRSIRGDFTDPEIKDRIIHELGGRADVVISDAAPSLSGIKDIDHLRSMELVENVLDIAYRVLDKKGNILIKAFQGPDLPEILSRLRRDFWKLKTTKPASSRKASAEMYIVGRDFKGRRKWERIIV, encoded by the coding sequence ATGGGTAAGAGGTGGCAGGCTGAAAGGAAGAGGGACCACTACTACAGGAGTGCCAAGATGGAGAACTACCGTTCAAGGGCATCCTACAAGCTCCTTCAGCTCAACAACCGTTACAGGCTCATAAAAAAGGGTGATGTGGTCCTTGACCTTGGAGCAGCTCCAGGGGGCTGGTCACAGGTCGCCCTTGATAAGGTTGGTGAGGATGGACTGGTGGTTGCCGTGGACCTTCAGAGGATAAAGGGGTTTCCGGCTGAAAACTTCAGGTCCATCAGGGGTGACTTCACCGACCCAGAGATAAAGGATCGGATAATCCATGAACTGGGCGGCAGGGCAGATGTGGTCATATCCGATGCCGCACCATCACTATCAGGTATAAAGGACATTGATCATCTGCGTTCAATGGAACTGGTTGAGAACGTCCTTGATATAGCCTACAGGGTGCTTGATAAGAAGGGAAACATCCTTATAAAGGCCTTTCAGGGTCCTGACCTCCCGGAGATCCTGTCCAGGCTCAGGAGGGACTTCTGGAAACTTAAAACCACAAAGCCGGCATCATCCAGGAAGGCCAGTGCTGAGATGTACATCGTTGGAAGGGACTTTAAGGGAAGAAGAAAATGGGAGAGGATCATCGTCTAG
- a CDS encoding metallophosphoesterase, translated as MLIGVISDTHIPDRAEGIPEMVFRVFSEVELILHAGDLTSMEVVHELETLAPVECVQGNMDRYHHTEIPRSRVLEIESLRIGLNHGEVYPRGDTQQLRYIGLELDADVLITGHTHQPFITELRDILLLNPGSPTVPRLTDPSVMLLRVEDDKLDAEIVKVGAPVCRSLQFGGAADG; from the coding sequence ATGCTGATCGGAGTTATATCAGACACCCATATACCGGACAGGGCAGAGGGGATCCCTGAAATGGTTTTCAGGGTATTCAGTGAGGTGGAGCTGATCCTCCATGCAGGGGATCTTACATCAATGGAAGTCGTCCATGAACTTGAAACACTGGCACCTGTTGAGTGTGTCCAGGGGAACATGGACCGCTATCATCACACCGAAATCCCCAGGTCAAGGGTCCTTGAGATCGAATCCTTAAGGATTGGGCTGAACCATGGTGAGGTTTACCCCCGCGGGGACACCCAGCAGCTGAGGTACATTGGCCTTGAGCTTGACGCTGATGTCCTCATAACTGGACACACACATCAACCCTTCATAACGGAACTCAGGGACATCCTCCTCCTGAACCCTGGAAGCCCCACCGTCCCCAGGTTAACGGATCCAAGCGTCATGCTCCTCAGGGTAGAGGATGATAAACTGGATGCTGAGATTGTTAAGGTGGGGGCCCCTGTATGCAGATCACTGCAGTTTGGAGGTGCCGCCGATGGGTAA